In the genome of Lactuca sativa cultivar Salinas chromosome 3, Lsat_Salinas_v11, whole genome shotgun sequence, the window GGTCTGTCCTTCATGCATACACCGATTCTCATGCTCGTTCCTTGAGTACTAACTGGGCTCTTTGGTGAACTTGTGTCTATTGGGTAAATGTTTTCTGTGACAGTCAAACCAACACGGTTTCCTCCCTTCTGAAAGCCAAAATGATCCTGATTTATGTGAACAATACGGACAAGCTAACTTCCCATGCGAGCTCCAACCAGATAACATTGCATAAGCTGGGAAGTCACTAACTGTCCACAATAGTACGACCCTCATTTGAAAATTGTTCTTTCGATAAGCATCATAAGTTTCGATGCCATCAGTGAACAACATTTTTAGCTCGTCTACTAAAGGTTGTAGAAAAACATCTATATTTTGCCCGGGATTCTTCTTCCCAGGAATGAGCAAAGGAATTTGCATGTACTCATGTTTGAAAGATAACCAAGGAGGTAGGTTGTAAACCGTAATAAAAACCGGCCAACATGAATACGCGCTTCCATATGAACTATTTGGACAAAACCCATCGGTACACAAACCTAGACGAATATTGCGTGTCTCTTGTGCAAAAGCAGGAAACATTGTGTCAAAGTGAATCCAAGCCTTTCCTTCACTAGGATGTGTCATTTTTTCATGATTTATTGGATGATCTGAGTGCCAAGTCAAATTGCGGGCTATCTTCTTTGAATAGAACAATCTTTGAAGTCTTGGTCCAATCGGCATGTAAGTCATGACCAAATTAGGCACCTTGTTAGAATTCTTCTTGTATCTACTTTCCTTACATACTACACAATGATCCAAATCAGAATGTTGGCCATTAAATAGTATGCAATGGTTGATGCAAACATGAATCCGTTGTGACGGCATCTCTAATGACTTCAACTTTTTCTTAGTCTCATAGAAGTTTCTAGGTATCTTTGCATCATCTGGTACACAATCTTTCAATATTGGAAGTAGTTTATCAAATGTTAAGTCTGAAACATTGCACTCTGATTTCCAATGTAACAATCTTGAGGTGGCGGATAGTGAAGTAGCTTTCTTACACCCTTCCCACAAAGGCTCATTGAATTCTCTCATCttggtaaagaaagtatcggccATTTGATTAGGGCTTTGTGGTGTTTGCTGGTAATAAGGAGCATGAATTTGGTGCATGCTTTCTGTAAACATTTCTTGGTATCCTGTATATACACCAACATCAGCAGAGTCCTCTTGACCCACATCTTGAGACGGTCCGGCGTTTGAACATTGACCCATGTCTTGTGTTGGATATAACTCACCATGTGCAGACCATTGATAATAGTTGGGCATGAAACCATTTTGACATATATCAAATTCAACCATCTGTCTCGACTTATAATTCCGATTTTTGCAAACTGAACACGGGCATCTAATTTCGGAAACTACTAACCCGTTTCTTAGAGTTCTATATTTGACGACTGTGACATTGGTAAATGCATAATCCAAGAATTGCTTGACATAGAATTGAAATTCTGGATTAAAAATCTGATTACTATCGACTCTCATTGTGTACATCCATTCTCTATTTGGCCCCATTATCGATATGTAATTCTAATATATTGCAAATGTTAGAATGTAACATATCATCACAATAATTAATCCATCAataaattaaagcttttaattaCTTCCCGTTTGAATGCTTTCTATATAAAGCTTTAAATTACTAGTATTGGATGTTGTTCCAACTCTAGTTTTCTTTTACAGAAATGGATAGAAAAATAGTTACATTTACAGAAATAGATTCATAAACGCAGGATTCATACATAATTgtgaaaataaaagatttttaaattGTAAATACAAGATTCATATATAATTGTGAAAGTTATAGATTATTAAAGGAAACAGGTCTAGAtatgttcatatacatacatactgAAACATATAAGCACAAAGAAGCACAAATAAGCACAAACAAACATAAATATGTACAAATTGATACATATAGATGAAACAATTTGTACAAATAAGATTGTGAAGATGGTGATACATAATAGACACTAAGACGAACTTAGATTCAAACATACATTCTGATTTGTAAATTAGTTGGGTCAGGGGTGGAGGTGGTAGCAAGCAACTGACCTGAACTAACCGACGACGGAAACAAGTGGTGGTCTAGAAGTTATTGGCTGCGGCAACGGAGACAGCGCCGGCGTGAAGTGGCTGTGATTGTCGTTTGATGCAGCAACGGTGGGAAGAAACGCCTGCAACTGAGACACCGCCGGCATAAAGTGACTGTGATGGTGGTTTATCGCAGCAACGGTTGTGTTGTGGGGAAAATCGGCGGTGGCTAGAGGTGATTTGGGGAGACGCCGACCATGGTTTGGGGAGAATGGCCGattctttgttttctataagaCTGAAGTAAGAAAGGCTAGGTAAAAGAAAAGAGGAAGGGTAAAAGAGGAAGAAGTAAGTATTTGGAGTTTGTGGGAATTTCGTCGGAACTTTCCGACAAATTTCCAACGAaagcaaaagaaaaaaatataaatattatatattaacttTGGAGTGTGATTCCGTGTGGGTGATGCATCTTTCCGTTTAAGATTAAAAAGACTtttcaaatattatatattatatatatatatatataatattatactaTATGGTGACATAAATATGATTATTAGATTTATTATTAatagttttattattataattattactaTATAAACTTATAACTATTAATAActtgattattttttatatttttttattattagcaTGTGTACATATGTCGTATGTCTAGttaattttagttatacatatggTAAACCTAATATTAATaacaatgataataataatataattatagtaAGCCTAATTTTAATAAAACAATAtagttatatattaaaaatattaataaaaataaatttgataagaaaataataacaataacaataaaaaataataatattatttgttatatttacattaataataaaataaaataataataattatatttatattaataataatatgaatttttaattattatatttattaaaatgataatattaaaaaaaaggaGGGAAGGCAAAACAAAGAgggaaaatcaaaaagaaaagATGGGAAAAACTTTCATTCCCGCTGTTATATTTCCTACCAAGTTCCAACagagtttttaattttaaatattaattaattgttCGTTGGTATTTTGTAGGAAACTTCCAACGGGCTTCCAACAGACTCTGTATAGTATCTAATTCCATAGGGTTTTTGTTGGATTTTTGTTAGATTCTACTTTTGTTGTAAGGGTGTAGGAAATTAGATGGAAATTTCCAACAAAACAAAATCGTTGGAAATTTTTGGTAGCTAAATCCAAATATTCTAGTAGTGAGATAATGAAGAATCCTTTTAACTGCAGACCAATGATTTGTAGTAGGAGAATGCATGAATTGGCAAACCTTGTTGACAATATTTAAATGGGTCATTGCATAAGGGATTGTCACCGAGGTACAAATTTGCAGTGGTAGTAATTGGAGATGACACCGGTTTTGCATGAGATAGATTTGCCCACTGAAGTAAttctaaaatatatttcttttgaGATAAAATAATGTCAGAGTTTTTGTGAACCACTTCAATGCCTAAAAAATATGAAAGAGTTCCCAAATCTTGAATTGTAAAGGTTTGACTCAGTTTTTTAATGATATGATTGATGGTAGCAGCTTTGTTACCGGTGAGTATAATATCATCAAAATAAACTAGCATATACAAGTTGGTGCCCTTAGATGAATTAAAGAAAAGAGAGGGGTTGGCCTTTGAACAAAGAAAGCCGAGAGCTTGTACATCCTTTGTTAATCCATGAAACCACTCACAGGGCGCCTGTTTGAGCTTATACAGAGATTTATGACGCAAGCATAGATGAATAAAAGAAAAGAGAGGGGTCGGTCTTTGATCAACGAAAGCCGAGAGCTTGTACATCCTTTGTTAAATGAAACCACGCACGGGGCGCCTGTTTGAGCCCGTATAGAGATTTATGAAGCAAGCATAGATGATAAGGTTTTAGGGGATCAACAAAACCAGGTGGTTGTCATAAGTAAAGAGTCTCTTGGAGTTTTGCATGCAAGAAGGCATCTTAAACATCCAATTGTCGTAGAGCCCATTTCTGTGTAACAGCAAAGAGAAATCATTGTACGAATAGTAGTAGATTTTACAGCATGACTGAATGTTTCAGTGTAGTCATTACTTGATTGTCGATTGAACCCTTTTGCAACGAGACGTGCTTTGTACCAAGTGATTTTTTCCCGGTTTGATCTGTTTTTAGTTTGTACACCCATTTGCAATCAACTACATTCGTATCCGGAATAGGTGGAACAAGAGACCATTTTTTTATTACGTATTAGCACATGATATTATTAATTCATGGAAACTTGCCATTTTGATGATTTGTTGGAATCGAAAAAGGTTGTTGGTTCGAAAGTAGAGAAGTCAGTATGGGTGGTGAAGGCATATGGGTCGAATGGAACTCGTGGTTTAGGATTTGGGCGAAGATTGGATGGTCGAAATCAAGGAGGCAGTTGATGATTATGAGAAGAAGTATCAGTGGAGGTAGTAGGTGGAGTGACATGTGATGTGGTATTAAGAGCAGTAGATGTAGATGGGCTGGTGGTGGGGTGTCATTAGAAGAGGTTGGGTTGTTTGGTGTGGGGTCAGTAACAGGTCGATTGTCAGTTAAGGTTGTAGGTATAGTTTCGAATGGGTGTAGGATAACTGGATATGGGTTGGAAGGTGTAGGTGTCACAAATGGAGGATCGGTTTGTTGAAAGGGGAAGTTTTGTTCAACAAAACGACCATGACGGGCAATGTACATGTGATCAGTAGTAAGATCGAGACACCGGTAACCATGGTGATCGGGACTGTAACCGAGAAAGACACATGGAAGGGAACGAAAATCCATTTTGTGTTTTATATGGACGAATATGAGCATAAGACAAACCACCAAAAACACACAAGAATGAAAAATCGAGTTTGTGAGAGAAGGAGTGTTCAAGAGCTAACATATTGGATGCGTTATCGAATAGCATGTGATTAACTAGGTAAACAATAGTGTCATAAGAAAAGTGCCAAAAACGAGATGGAACACCGGATTGAGCAAGCAAAGTGAGTCATGTTTCCACAACGTGTCGATATCGATGTTCAACAAAGCCATTTTGCTCAGTCGTATGAGGACATGAACGTCTATGAGTAATGTCGAGTGTAGAAAAGAAATTAGCAAGGTTTCAAAATTCTCCACCCCAATCAGTTTGgacaaatttaagttttgtgttaaaatatcaTTCAACCATAGCTATGAAGTGTTTAAAGTGAGCAAACACatcatatttatgttttaaagagaaaaacCACATGTAACGTGTAAAATGATCAACACAAAGTATGTCCAACAGAGGAGGTAATGGGAGAAGGTCCCAtacatcacaaaaaaaaaaaaaaaaaaaaaaaaaaaaaaaaaaaaaaaaaaatcaaaaatgcaAGAACTTTTAAAATTCGATAAAGGCAAAGAAAGTTTAGAGGATTTTCCTACATGACATGCATTACAAGGAATACTTGACTTTTTGTGCCAAACTAGAAGAGAGTATTATGTTAACATGGAATGTAAAAGTTACGAATGAGGGTGACCAAGCCGTTAATGCCATGTGTGAACAGGAGCACGAACACCAGTGAAGACGCTTCTAGAAATTGGTAGGAGGAATGGGAGATGAAGCGAGTAGAGCCTGTTTTACGTGGACCTATGAGGAGGATAGTGGCCGACTTCTCATCCTTCATGGAGTGAGAAGTTTCATGAAATTCAAAGAAAACATTGTTATCATGACATAATTGTTTAACAAAAAGAAGATGTTGTTTAATTTGTGGTACATGAAGATTATTGAGTAAAgcaagagttttgtttggagagTGAAGTTTAGTGGAAACAAAATGTAAAATGGGTAAATCCTTACCATTTCCAACGTGGAGAAAATCTTCACCATAATATGGTTCAGACGTACCGATACTAGATGATTTTGGTGCTACATAGCTATTAGCACCAGTGTCAAGGAGCCAGGAGGGGGATTGGGACCAGTAATCATCATGATTGACTGAAAATTGTTGTCTGTTGCGGATGGTTGCCGGGTCACGATTCCGACAGTTAGATGGGATGTGACCAATGCCACATCGCTTGCAAGTTCCATACACCGTATTTTGATTGGATGCCCAATTAAATTGTCCTCTATTGGTTCGGTTGTTTGGACTACATCCAAACCCACAATTGTTGGTGGTGCGACCACAAGAACGGTTGTTTTGAGAGTAGGAAGTGAAGCAAGCTTATGACTGTTGAGTAAAAGGTTGTAGAGTACTGAATCCGAGTTGTGAGGCAAGTTGATTAAGAGCTTGAACGAGATCCTGTTGTGAAGACCCTGTTAGAAAAGACATGCCAATAGTATTAGTAGTAAAGGCCTGTGGTGATTGAACAACAGGAACAAATTGTTTGATCATGAAATCGTGATCTGAGAGTAGCCCATGTGACTCATTAAAGGCAGTTGGAACCTGTCTAGCAAGAAGAGTCGATTTCAAACTATTATATTCTTCACGAAGACCTGCAATTTACAAGCATAACCAAATCTTTTTCTTTAAAAGCTTCACCAATGTTGGATAAAGCATCAGCATACTCTTTTTCCCTATCGAGATAGACTTCTTATGTTTCAACACCCTTCATTTGTATCTTCATTAACTGTGTTTTGAGAGTGTATTCACTGGAAGACGTGTGAGGAGAGTAGGCACGTTCTAGAGAGAGCCAGACTTCACGTGATGTAGTAGTGCCTTGAACATGTGGGAAGGCAGCCTCTGAGATTGTAGAGATGATCAACATCCTGACATGGGCATCATTAGAAATCCAAATCGGATAGTTAGGGTTTGGCTAAGATTTAGT includes:
- the LOC111920288 gene encoding uncharacterized protein LOC111920288, yielding MGPNREWMYTMRVDSNQIFNPEFQFYVKQFLDYAFTNVTVVKYRTLRNGLVVSEIRCPCSVCKNRNYKSRQMVEFDICQNGFMPNYYQWSAHGELYPTQDMGQCSNAGPSQDVGQEDSADVGVYTGYQEMFTESMHQIHAPYYQQTPQSPNQMADTFFTKMREFNEPLWEGCKKATSLSATSRLLHWKSECNVSDLTFDKLLPILKDCVPDDAKIPRNFYETKKKLKSLEMPSQRIHVCINHCILFNGQHSDLDHCVVCKESRYKKNSNKVPNLVMTYMPIGPRLQRLFYSKKIARNLTWHSDHPINHEKMTHPSEGKAWIHFDTMFPAFAQETRNIRLGLCTDGFCPNSSYGSAYSCWPVFITVYNLPPWLSFKHEYMQIPLLIPGKKNPGQNIDVFLQPLVDELKMLFTDGIETYDAYRKNNFQMRVVLLWTVSDFPAYAMLSGWSSHGKLACPYCSHKSGSFWLSEGRKPCWFDCHRKHLPNRHKFTKEPS